The proteins below come from a single Xenopus tropicalis strain Nigerian chromosome 9, UCB_Xtro_10.0, whole genome shotgun sequence genomic window:
- the LOC116407719 gene encoding xenoxin-1-like, whose translation MRYAIIFLLLFVTLGNALRCMVQTDIKSKPEECGRDEVNCLTYKMKTKVKKFCASNFDCKRFSAMALPAEKVTCCNKDMCNQ comes from the exons ATGCGTTACGCCATCATCTTCCTCCTTCTTTTTGTTACTCTGG GAAATGCCCTTCGCTGTATGGTTCAAACTGATATTAAGAGTAAGCCGGAGGAGTGCGGACGGGACGAGGTCAATTGTTTAACTTACAAAATGAAAACAA AAGTGAAGAAGTTTTGTGCTTCGAACTTCGACTGCAAACGTTTTTCAGCGATGGCGCTGCCAGCGGAGAAGGTTACGTGTTGCAACAAGGACATGTGCAACCAATGA
- the MGC115163 gene encoding elongation of very long chain fatty acids protein 4 isoform X1 — protein MIRESTAPKVSTMGSMWEAATDFYSWALHNGDPRTDPWLLVYSPVPVILIFAVYLVLVALGPRLMDKREAFTLRSVLLIYNLALVGLSAYMFYEFLVTSVLAGYSYLCQPVDYTDSQLGLRMARVCWWFFFSKVIELLDTIFFIMRKKFNQISFLHVYHHATMIFNWWAGVKYVAGGQAFFIGMLNSFVHIFMYLYYGLAVLGPKVQKYLWWKRYLTLLQLTQFGAIALHSGYNLVTDCPFPDGFNAAVFAYIVSLIILFLNFYYQTYLRRPREKKL, from the exons ATGATCAGGGAATCTACTGCCCCAAAG GTCAGCACCATGGGCTCCATGTGGGAGGCAGCGACGGATTTCTACTCTTGGGCTCTGCACAACGGAG ACCCCCGCACTGACCCGTGGCTCCTAGTTTATTCCCCGGTTCCAGTGATTCTGATCTTCGCTGTGTACCTTGTGCTTGTGGCCCTGGGGCCCCGGCTGATGGACAAGCGGGAAGCCTTCACCCTGCGCTCTGTTCTACTTATTTACAACCTGGCACTCGTCGGACTGTCGGCCTACATGTtctatgag TTCCTAGTGACGTCGGTGCTCGCAGGGTACAGCTATTTGTGCCAGCCTGTGGATTACACTGACAGCCAATTGGGCCTACGG ATGGCGCGGGTTTGCTGGTGGTTCTTCTTCTCAAAGGTGATTGAGCTGCTGGACACG ATATTTTTCATCATGAGGAAGAAGTTTAACCAGATCTCGTTCCTCCATGTCTATCACCATGCAACTATGATCTTCAATTGGTGGGCAGGGGTCAAGTATGTTGCCGGTGGACAAG CTTTCTTCATCGGCATGCTGAACTCCTTCGTTCACATCTTCATGTACCTGTATTACGGCCTGGCTGTGCTGGGGCCCAAGGTGCAGAAGTATCTGTGGTGGAAACGCTACCTGACTTTGTTGCAGCTG ACTCAGTTTGGAGCAATCGCCCTACATTCTGGCTACAACCTTGTGACAGACTGTCCATTCCCTGATGGCTTCAATGCAGCTGTCTTTGCTTACATTGTCAGCCTCATCATCCTCTTCCTTAATTTCTACTACCAGACTTACTTGCGTCGGCCACGTGAGAAGAAGTTGTAA
- the MGC115163 gene encoding elongation of very long chain fatty acids protein 4 isoform X2: protein MGSMWEAATDFYSWALHNGDPRTDPWLLVYSPVPVILIFAVYLVLVALGPRLMDKREAFTLRSVLLIYNLALVGLSAYMFYEFLVTSVLAGYSYLCQPVDYTDSQLGLRMARVCWWFFFSKVIELLDTIFFIMRKKFNQISFLHVYHHATMIFNWWAGVKYVAGGQAFFIGMLNSFVHIFMYLYYGLAVLGPKVQKYLWWKRYLTLLQLTQFGAIALHSGYNLVTDCPFPDGFNAAVFAYIVSLIILFLNFYYQTYLRRPREKKL, encoded by the exons ATGGGCTCCATGTGGGAGGCAGCGACGGATTTCTACTCTTGGGCTCTGCACAACGGAG ACCCCCGCACTGACCCGTGGCTCCTAGTTTATTCCCCGGTTCCAGTGATTCTGATCTTCGCTGTGTACCTTGTGCTTGTGGCCCTGGGGCCCCGGCTGATGGACAAGCGGGAAGCCTTCACCCTGCGCTCTGTTCTACTTATTTACAACCTGGCACTCGTCGGACTGTCGGCCTACATGTtctatgag TTCCTAGTGACGTCGGTGCTCGCAGGGTACAGCTATTTGTGCCAGCCTGTGGATTACACTGACAGCCAATTGGGCCTACGG ATGGCGCGGGTTTGCTGGTGGTTCTTCTTCTCAAAGGTGATTGAGCTGCTGGACACG ATATTTTTCATCATGAGGAAGAAGTTTAACCAGATCTCGTTCCTCCATGTCTATCACCATGCAACTATGATCTTCAATTGGTGGGCAGGGGTCAAGTATGTTGCCGGTGGACAAG CTTTCTTCATCGGCATGCTGAACTCCTTCGTTCACATCTTCATGTACCTGTATTACGGCCTGGCTGTGCTGGGGCCCAAGGTGCAGAAGTATCTGTGGTGGAAACGCTACCTGACTTTGTTGCAGCTG ACTCAGTTTGGAGCAATCGCCCTACATTCTGGCTACAACCTTGTGACAGACTGTCCATTCCCTGATGGCTTCAATGCAGCTGTCTTTGCTTACATTGTCAGCCTCATCATCCTCTTCCTTAATTTCTACTACCAGACTTACTTGCGTCGGCCACGTGAGAAGAAGTTGTAA